Proteins encoded together in one Bactrocera neohumeralis isolate Rockhampton chromosome 4, APGP_CSIRO_Bneo_wtdbg2-racon-allhic-juicebox.fasta_v2, whole genome shotgun sequence window:
- the LOC126755386 gene encoding uncharacterized protein LOC126755386, giving the protein MLSLKSLALALTSPKMSLVCAQRLTSTDAPELVLGCRPPPPKKSDKHPAREHCKFIEPRCAEEKMQHVTCKKREFPPHFNFDECCPPCRDVLPRFDDLYYQPSDKEKRKYQQTWSECPRLFIVPRKICCYEHFDVPKMEKREFKRDEDQFNNYHVKTCRNNSQSRCAKIIWPGCRMGRWPPKCFVIKHSSGCLKICTPYPSYSECKRPKPKSLPPVECACLKAGPCIHN; this is encoded by the coding sequence ATGCTAAGTTTAAAATCGCTCGCTTTGGCGCTGACGTCACCGAAAATGTCACTCGTCTGCGCGCAACGCCTCACTTCCACCGATGCACCTGAGTTAGTACTGGGCTGCCGTCCACCGCCTCCTAAGAAATCAGATAAACATCCAGCGCGCGAACATTGCAAATTCATTGAGCCGCGCTGCGCTGAAGAGAAAATGCAGCATGTCACATGTAAAAAGCGGGAGTTCCCACCACACTTCAACTTCGATGAATGCTGTCCGCCCTGCAGGGATGTTTTACCGCGTTTCGACGATCTCTACTATCAGCCGTCGGACAAGGAAAAACGTAAATACCAGCAAACCTGGTCCGAGTGCCCGCGCCTGTTTATTGTACCACGGAAAATCTGCTGCTACGAACATTTCGATGTGCCGAAAATGGAGAAACGAGAGTTCAAACGCGATGAAGATCAGTTCAATAATTACCACGTCAAAACGTGTAGGAATAATTCACAATCACGTTGCGCCAAAATTATATGGCCCGGTTGCCGCATGGGCAGATGGCCTCCCAAATGTTTTGTCATTAAACACAGCAGCGGCTGCTTGAAGATATGCACACCCTACCCGAGCTATTCGGAGTGCAAACGTCCGAAACCGAAGTCCTTGCCACCGGTCGAATGCGCTTGCCTAAAGGCTGGACCGTGCATCCACAATTGA
- the LOC126755355 gene encoding uncharacterized protein LOC126755355, with protein sequence MTLFRAFGNQLLQGLKTPAFSGCLPRTMASQKKHPGYRAQCASDDPKCSEKKLKEKKDSDECDKKKERKRTSMWLNPECCLDVCPDVLPRFDDLYYKASDKAKRKYTRTWNECPDLKIAPRKICCFDNISLPPLEKRKRRRGDRESACPVPTAEQKASCSIKQNKRCIKIRLPGCGAVREPPKCFVIKQSVKCRKICTPYPAYSECSRPKPKPRPPIECNCLVVGPLCSLH encoded by the coding sequence ATGACGCTATTTCGTGCATTTGGCAATCAGCTCTTGCAAGGCCTGAAAACGCCAGCCTTCAGCGGGTGTCTGCCACGTACAATGGCCAGTCAAAAAAAGCACCCAGGCTATCGTGCACAGTGTGCTTCTGACGATCCAAAGTGTAGCGAGAAGAAGCTCAAGGAAAAGAAAGACAGCGACGAATGCGATAAAAAGAAGGAGCGGAAGCGTACTTCCATGTGGTTAAACCCAGAGTGTTGTCTGGACGTATGCCCAGATGTCTTGCCGCGTTTCGACGATCTCTACTATAAGGCCTCCGACAAAGCCAAACGCAAGTACACGCGCACATGGAACGAATGTCCAGATCTGAAAATAGCACCGCGAAAGATTTGCTGTTTTGATAACATATCATTGCCACCATTAGAAAAACGCAAAAGACGTCGTGGTGATCGAGAAAGCGCATGTCCCGTTCCGACGGCTGAGCAAAAAGCCAGCTGCTCGATAAAACAGAACAAGCGCTGTATTAAAATTCGTCTACCCGGCTGCGGCGCTGTACGTGAACCACCGAAATGTTTCGTCATCAAACAATCAGTGAAATGCCGTAAGATTTGCACACCATATCCGGCATATTCGGAATGCTCACGACCTAAACCGAAGCCACGTCCGCCAATCGAATGTAATTGCCTGGTCGTGGGTCCACTCTGCAGCCTACATTAG